GTTGTAGATGTCGCAATCCACACCGAACCCAGAGGCCCTCGCCCCGTTCAAGGACCGCTCAAGGCGTGTCGCCCGTCACCAACGTCCCCGGACAGCACACCTAGGGCCTGTTGCGAAAGTGGCGGTAGTTGCTCGTGTGAGTGCTGATACGGTCGACTGCTACCTTCCGGGCCATGACCGACAGCGTGTATGTGGGCAATGCGGGCAGGGACGCGGCACTGGACCGGGGGTGGCTGCTGGGGCATTTCAAGGACGCCTCCGATCCTCGACATAGCAAGGCCGTGGAGATCAAATGGGGCGTCCACCCGCAGGGCGATGAGCGGGCTCAGTGGGTGACCGGCGAAGAGCGCACCGCCCTGCTGGTCCTCATCAGCGGACGCTTCCGGGTGGAACTGCCCGGCCGCAGTGTTGTCCTGGCCCAGCAGGGGGATTACGTCGTGTGGGGCCGAGGCGTCGATCACTCCTGGTTCGCGGAGGAGGAGTCCGTGGTACTGACGGTGCGCTGGCCCTCGGTCCCCGGCTACAAGGTGATCGAGGACGATTCCGTAGCTGGTCATAGCCATTCGTTCAGGACCGCGACCAGCACCGTTGCCTCGTAGCGGACGGCCAATTTGTCGTAGCGTGTGGCCACCGCGCGGTGGCGCTGGAGGCGATTGATCCCGTGTTCGACCGCGTGGCGTTCGCGGTAGTCGGTTTCGTCGAACTTCGGCGGCCGACCGCCGCGAGAGCCGAGCTTCTTGCGATTGCGGATCCGGTCGCCGGGACGGGGATCGTTGCCTTGATTCCGAGTCGACGAGGTAGGCGCGGTTCTTGCGGGAGTCGTACGCTTTGTCGGCCCGCACCCGGTTCGGGCGCTTGCGCGGCCGTCCCAGACAGAGCCGGGGTACCCGGATTGCTTCCAGGACCGGCTCGAACTGCGGGGAATCTCCGCGTTGTCCGGCCGCGATCACGATGGACAATGGCTCCTGGCCCTGCTCGACAGCGAGGTGGATCTTGCTGGTCAACCCACCTCGGGAGCGTCCGAGCTCGTGGTCGGCCGGCTCGGTGGTGACGCCACCGGGCGGCTCCTTCTGAAGGTCCCCCTTTTGCGCCGCCCCGGCGGCGTGCTGGTGGGCGCGGCAGACAGTGGAGTCGACGTTCATTGCTCGGCGGCCGGCGGCACCCCGGCCCAGCCAGCTGGACACCTACAAGCCCTATTTGGAGACGCGCTGGGTTGAGGGCCACACCAATGCCGTTCACCTGCACGCAGAGCTGAAAGAGCTTGGCTACCGCGGCAACTACCAGACCATCAGCGACTACCTGCGGCCAGGGCGCCGGCGCCGCATCCGCGTCGTCGGGTCTGCGCCACCCGGATTCCGGCAAGCCACTGGGTGGATCATGCGCCATCCCGACCGCCTCTCGGAGAGCGAGAGCAAACAGCTGACCGATACCCTCGCCCGTTGCCCGGAACTCGCGGCGGCCGACCGTCTCGTTCGCAACTTCGGCGAGATCCTCTCCACCCGCACAGGCCAGCACCTGAAGGACTGGGTCATCAGCGCGCGAGCCGAGAATCTTCCCGGCCTCCACTCCTTCCGCACAGGCCAGCACCTGAAGGACTGGGTCATCAGCGCGCGAGCCGAGAATCTTCCCGGCCTCCACTCCTTCGCCTCCGGCCTGGGGAAGGACTGGGACGTCGTCGTCCAGGGCCTGACCACCCCCTGGAACTCCGGTCCCGTCGAAGGCCGGGTCAACCACATCAAAATGGTCAAGCGCCAGATGTTCGGCCGCGCCAAACTCCCGCTCCTCCGCAAACGGGTACTACTCACGGCCGTCCGATGACTGTGCTGCTCAGACTGTGACTGAGTGGGGAAAGACAACGAGCGCGAAGTATCTCGGCACCCGAGGAGGCGGCGGCAGGACTACGTGGTCGACTGGCCCGCTCGGCCGGCTTCTGCTCGCAACGTGCGAGCTCGCTCGGCAGGGTCGTACTTCGGCCCGACGCCCTCGATCAGCAGCAGGTCGCCCTTGATGTGATCGGTACGCAAACTCAGGATGGCCCGGTAGGCGGGAGAGTCGTACCAGGCACGGGCTTCGGCAAGGCTGGGGAACTCGATCAGCACCATGCTGCCGGGCCACGTACCCTCTACGACTTCGGCCGGCGGGCCGTGGATGACGAAGCGGCCTGCGAAGGGGTCGAGGGTCGCCTGGATGCGCTCCAGGTACTCGATGATGTCGGAGTGATTCCGGCGGCTGCGGAGATGAGCGAAGCCGTAAGCGGACACCACGCGGCTCCTTCGTTTCGGGGGTGTTGGCGATGACCAGAACGTAGCTGAGGATGGTTGAGCGGTGCGATTACCCCTGGGGTAATCGCACCGCCATATCGAAGGCACGTGCCAAGGCCACCGCCCCACCGTTCGCCTCACGGAATGTGTGCCAGATCCCCGTTCTCGCGTGCACAGCCACGAGGGCGACCAGAGCCGGTGGGACTGGTCCGGCGACAGCCCTTGATCACCCGCACTCGGTCGGGTGAAGATACCGCCGCGGCGGAACCCTCCCGAGGCGCACGTCAGCAGGCCGGACCTGGTCGTCGTCGACGTCGCCTTCTCTGAACTACGAAGTGATCAGCAAGCGGGCTGATCGTCCAAGCGTCGCCGACCCGATGCCATCCTGGCCGACGGCGCCTACGACTCCGCCGCCTTCCGCGAGTGGCTGCACTCCAAACGGATCGAGCCGATCACCCCGCAGCGCGGACGCAAGAAGTTGGCGGCGCCTTGCCCAGCGTTCCCCACTTACGCCTTGAGCCAAGTGGCCCAGGTCGGCATGGCCTTAAGCATCATGGCCATCGCCTTCACCGACTCCCTGAGTGTCTGAGCGAAGCCAGCCTGGTACTCCGGACTCCCGCCCCGGTGGCCGCAGGCCATCCACAGCTGCCAAGCCGCCGCTCCCACGCGTCCGGCGAACATACCGGTGAACGCTGACTCATCGACCGCCCCGACTGCCCCTCCCGCAGCGACATACCCGGAGAGGCACGCTTCGACGACACGGCGCTCGGGCACATCCAACCCGCGGCCGAAGCCGGCGAGACCGAAAGCGGTGAAGACCAGCTCCCACCACGGGTCCTGCGCCCCAGCGGCATCAAAGTCCAACAGCACCGGTCCACCGGAGCCGGTCAGAACGTTCTGGTGCCGGATGTCGCGATGCATGACCAACTTGGATCGCCACAACTCCTGCTGATCTTCGACCATGGCCTCGGCCTGCTCCACCGACAGCTTGAAGATGCGGACATGCTCGGCACTGAGGACCTCGAGGCGTTCGGCCTGAGCAAACCACTCCCCCCACTCTCCCTGGGAGTACGACCGATAGTCGCCATCGACGGTCGGGTCGGCTGGAATCGCACACCGCGCAAGGTCAGCGACGAGCCCGCCAGCCCATGCCGCCAACGGTTCGGACGCCGGCGCGGTCGGATGCGCGCCCTCGACGAAGCGCACCGCACGGGCGTAGACACCGTCCCCGATCGGTCGCCACAGACCCGCTTCGCCCAGAGTCGTCGACTGCGGCTCGGGCATCGCGACACCGATCTCCCACGCGGCGGCTTCAAGCGCCCCTGCCTGAGCAGCCATGGGCAGCCAGAAGTCACCCCAGGGCTGGGCGATCTTCACCACCCATGAGCCGGAGTCAGTAACGACCTTCCACACCGGGTTCTGCTCGTCATCCTTGAGCAGCAGCGGGGCACCCAGCAACTGCCCCAACCCGAGCCGCTCGGCCGCCTGTGCCAGGTTCATAGCCAGTCATTCAACCCGCCCGTCACCCCAGCGGCAACCGATTTAGGTGCCCTGCCCAACAATTCCAGAACTCCACAACTTGAAACCATTTCTCAGGGTTCAATAACGTTACTGGCGCGAGCGGCAATCTATGGGTATCTGATAGGTCGCTGTGGTGTTTGGCGCGTCAGTCCGTACGTGATCTGTCGAGCTGAGAGGGCTGAAGTACCAGGCTCCTCACGGGGGGCCTGGGTGATCGTCGACAGTGACTTCCGGCTTCATCGCGAGGCGACCGCGTTCTTGGAGCAGGTACGTGGTCTGGGCCGGTCAGTGACACTGAGCGGATCTACGCAAGCCGGGTGGATCTGTATCTGACCTGGTGTGATGAGAGTGGGCTGCGGTGGTCGCCTCCGGGCTTCGAGAACCTGCTGAGGTTTCGGGACTGGCTGGTGAGCGTTCCTCTGCCACCGCGGGGCCGCAGGCGAGGGCGGTGGCGCCAGGGTCGTCACGGAGTGGACCTTGAAGTTCGCCACGGCCGACCCGGGGATCGAGTCGATAGACTCCGCGTTTATCGAGTCTTACGTGCTCGTTCGAATATATCCAAGCCTCTTGGCGATGAAGTACCCAAGACCGAAGGTGCCGCCGGATGCGATCACAGCGGCCATTGCCGTCGTCTTGAGGCTCGCACCGACGATGGCGAGCACCAGCTCAGACATTAGTGTCACGCATGCCGACGTGAAAAGGATGACCCCGATGGCAGACCTGCTGATTTCGACGTCTTCCGATTCCTCTTGAAAAGTTTTACTTGCTGGAGGCGTCTGACCGGTTCCAATTTCAGGTGGCGTCTGATTTTTCACTCAATTTACTCTCTGGTTGCGGGTGGCGCGCTGCTCGCCACCTTCGTTGCGACGACGCCCCCGTCGCCGACGACGGGGTCTTTTCCTCCTCGGGTGCCTCCGGCCTGCGGAAGTAGCGGCCGACGGGACAGCCATGGCGTCCAGGTCGCTCGTCGGGCGCAACATCGCCCCGTGGCCCCTAGTCGCCGATGGCGGACATCGGCCGGTTCGGCTGTACGAACGTCGGGTCGGCCAGGCCGGCTGGTCAGCGAGGTCGCCCCTGTGCTTACGGTCGGTAAGGATCCGCATGCTGCGCAGGTGCTCGGAGCGCTGGTAGCCGAGGATGTCGGCGGCGTTGCGGTGGGTCCGCAGCGCGTATAGAGCGTCGACTGCAGGTACGGCTCGGACTTCTCCCGCTTAGCCAGCCACCGCTCCATGTCGGTGATCCCGGCTTCCGAAATGGCGTACCGCTTGCGCTCAGGACCGCTGCCGGCCTCGATCCCGTCGACTTCGACGAGGCCGTTCTTCAGCAGCCGGGGACATCGTCGAGCAGACCTGGCCGTAGTGCAGTGGCCGGTCGTGACCGAACTTTTCGGCGAAGGCCCGCTTGAGGTCGTAGCCGTGGTTGGGGCCCGGACTCCAGGAGCCCTAGGAGTGTGTGACTGATGGACATGCGCAGCACTCTACATGAGATGTATACTTTGCGTGTATACATCGAGTGCTGAGTTCGCGCGGGAGCATGGCCGCGCAGGTGGAGGCCGGTTTCCACGGCTTGCTGCCGCGTCTACTGCTGGGTACCGGGTCCGGGCCGACAGGTGTCTGCGCCGGTGCCGGTAGGTTGCCTCGCCGAAGGCGCCTGGCTCGCCGACTGGAACGAACACGCCAAGCCCTTCGCCTGGACCAAGACCGCCGACGAGACCCTCGACAAAGTCGCCGCCTACTGCCGACGAATCTCCGACTCAGGTCACTAGCTGTTGGTGCCTGGATCGGCCTTCTTGTCCAGCTCGGTAGTGAGATCGTTCAGGATGGAGAGGACATCGGCCGGCAGTCCCTCGGCGCCCATCGCGCGGACCCGGCCCTGCCGGATCTTCCACAAGGCTCGGCGCAGCCCGAACCGAATGTCGTCAATCGCAGCCGCCATACTCACCCTGGAGCGGCACCGCTGAAAGAGCTCTTTGAAACGGCCGAAACCCTCACAGGCACGTCCGCTTGAGACATCAGCGAGGTCGGACGATGAGCGACAAGCTGAAGGCAGACCGCTCCCGGCTGACCGCCTGCGTTGACGAGACTGACCGTACGTCCCTTAGCCAGTCGCATTCATCTGACCTGGGCAGATAGGCGCGGGATCTAGATAAGCACGGTGACCAGCCCGAACGACACCACACCGGTCCAGGTCATGCGCGCCATGACCGCCCACTCCCATCCCTGCTCTGCCATCGCACCGGGGCACCACGAGCCGCGTGCCAGACTCACGGCCGGTGCCCTACCGCTGTCCCTTTCATGAGACACCGCAGGTCAACGCCCCGCACCTCGTACACCAGCGGCGAGGCAGTACGCGTTGGACCGGCCCTGGCCCGGTATGAGGGCTGCCCCCGTCCAAAGACGATCTCTCCGTGTGACACTGCTCGCCGGTCCCTTCCGAGCGGAACGGTCGTTGAGTGGTCATGGAGTTGTCGGCGCAGGCCTGGCCAGGAGTGGAGAAGGCAGCCGAACAGGCCGTCGAGATCGCGTGCCATCTCGCGGACCTCGCGGACCCGAACGGCTGGAGCACGGCGGCAGCCGAGGACGTCCTCGACGCGATCGACACCCTCACTGACACGCATGTCAGCGCCGGGCCGGAACTCGCGCAGGCCCTCGCCGCGGTGGCAGCCGCCACCACCGAGGCCCGCCGGCGTCTGGGCATCACTGTGGACGGCCAGGCGCCCGGCCGGGACAACGCGGCGTCGGTGCCCGTATCACGCGGCCCGGGACGAAGGCCGCCCAGGCGCCGCGGGCTCGGTCCGGGCTCCCGGGGCATCCGCACGGACCACTGAGTTTCGGTCTCCGGCCTTGATGCTCATGACGCCTTGCCGCGTACTGGCTTCGTGTGGGCTGGCGGCGGCGTGATCGACGGGAAGGGTCAGGCTTGCCGGAAGGCCCGTCGGCGGTGTGCGCTGGCTGCTCGTTTGGTCATCCTTGACTCAAATCTGACTGCAATAGCACATATATCGGGCGTTCGGGCTGGCAGTGTGGGAGTGCGCCCGTCGCTCGCCACCTCTGGTGGGAGGTTCCACCTCATGGCTCACATCCCCCGTCCTCACTCTGGGATCCCGGCCTCCCGTCCGGACGTCGCGTCTGCCCGGGGCTGCGAGAGATGCAATGGCTGGGGCACTGTCGTCACCCCCAAGGGCTGTCACGAACTGTGCCCGGCCTGCCAGCAACCCACCAGCGCCCCTGCCCCTGCTATCACCGCCCGGAACTCCTAATTGCGGTGGTGTGCTCGCCCCGTGGGGCTGGGCAAGGCATCGTGTGCTGCGGGACGCGAGGGGTGTGGTGAGGGTGCGGCCGCGGCGGGCCCGCTGCGCGGGCTGTGGGGGCTCGCCGTGCTCTTCCCAGTGTTCGTGCTGGTCAGGGCGTCCGGATCAGCTGTTACTTCGTCGACGAGGCGCCGCCGCCCGCGCGTCCGTGAGCGAGGTGGTCGGCGACTGACCTGAACGGATCCTCTGAGGGGAACCGTAGATCACGGTGAGCACGTCACCTGATCATGACGACTTCTCAGACGTTCTTGCGAACTGCGCACTCTGACGACGTGGACAGGATCACTGACCTGCACACTCTGGCCCGCACGGCCTACTACCAGGGAGGCGGAGTGTCAGATCAGTCCGGCGACCGGACTGTGTTGTGCGCGGAACGAGAGGGCGAGTTGGTGGGCATTTTAGCGATGGGCCCTCCCTGCGAAGCCGACGTCGAGGTCACAACTGTGGGTCAGCTCTACCAGATTCACGTCCGCCCCGGCATGTGGGGACAAGGCATCGGCAGCTACCTGCACGCAGCATTCGTCCAGTTCCTTCGCGATACGTCGCTGGCCGCGGGTGTACTGGAAGCGTGGGAGCGCAACAGCCGAGCTCAAGCCTTCTATGCCCGGCACGGATGGAAGCCCGACGGGCACCACCGGCCCGGTCCAGGTAACGCGAACTACGTTCGCATGCGCCTCAGCCTGGATCCCGAAGTCCAACCAGGTCGAGGTGGTCAGCTCGCTTCAGAACCGGGGGCCAGAGGCAGGTGCTGAACCACCGGCACCTTGCCGACGAAAGCGACACCTCGCCGACGACCGCCCCGCCGGAATACCCACCGGTGGGGCGTCGCCGTCAGGAGCGTGTGTTGATGTATCGCACGCCCGGGCCCGACTTCTCCATGGCCGGCGCCATGCACCACTGACACAGAGGGCAGCCGCCGCGACCGTACTTGTGGGTCTTGCGCTGGCAGGTGGCGCACGGCCCGACCTGGTCGCCCGGGCAGGTCATGGCGGAGGGGTCTGGCTCGGTGACCGGCGGCGGGGGGAGTCGTCATCGTGGAGCGTCCTGTTCTGGGCGACCGACACCGGTCGCCTCTACCGCCGGATACGACCTGAATGACACGGCTGTTCGACCCTGCGGCGGCGGCCGGGGTCAGGAGTCGTTGCTCGAGGAGTCGGCGCCATGGTCGAAGCCGCGCAGGATGGGCGTGAGTTCCTGGGTGCATCCGCACAGCGTGCACAACCGCGTCGCCGGGCTCTCCGCGACCTCCAGGGCGTGTTTCCAGATCGAGCAGCGGCCCGCCCTGCGGTGCCTCTTCGCAGTCCGGTGCGTGCAGCACCGCGCCGGACGGGCCGCGAATGTCGCCCAGCTTCCGCAGCGCCCATCCCGAAGGCCGGCGCTCCCCGAGCACCTCGTGGACGACCGACTGCTGCTGCGGCGGCTTCAGGTGCTCGGTGACGGCCTGGTCGTAGTCGACGCCGTCGACTGGCCGCACATGCTCCGGGGCCCGCACCCACACCCGGTATTCCGGCGCCTCCACACCCCCGTCCTCGCGATCCCGGTATGACGGCAGCCCCACAAGGTAGAGCCAGCCCGTCTCCGTCTGCCGCCGCGCCTCCACAACCTCCCGCCCGAGAACGTCTCGTCCCCCCTGGGCATCCTCCTGGCCGCCGTCCGCTCCGACGAGCGCCACGCCACCCGCTTCCTGGAAAGCCTCCTGTGCCCACCGCCCCCGACCGACGAAGGGAACACCCCGTGACCGGCATTGAAGAACTTCTTTCCAAGCCCTGCTCGTCCGCGAGCGCACCATGCCCCGCGGCATCGTCCCCCCCCACGGACCCAGGCGCCGGCACCCGAGGACGCTGCCGAAGCCGCCCAGAACGCTCCGGGCGGCAGCCGCCATGCGGCGGCCGAGGACCTGCGCGCCCTGTGCCAAGCCCTCGTCCGGCACACCCCGCCGCGCACGATGGCCAGGTTCGTCACCCACCAGGTCCCCGAACCCAGAGCCGCCCTGGTCCTCGCCTGCGTGTTGCAACTGACCGACACCAACGAGGGCGCCCGTGGTGGCAGTACGCCGCCGGTGCCGGACAAGCCGCCGCCTACTGCCTTTACCTGCACCACCTGGCACTGGGGGAGCGGGACACCGCCGACTTCTGGCACCGGCAGACCGACGACGTCCAGCCCCCGCCCCGGCGCCCCGACTTCGACGACGGCGGCACCTGGCACCCCGCAGACCACCGCATCACCAGCACGCCCCCAGACCACACACCGAACCTCCTGCAAGCCTGCGCCCCAGGCGGTGACTCATTCCGGGCGATCCGCGCCATGAGTGCGCTGGCGCCGGACCTGCCGTCGACCGAGTTGTTCCGCCACCCGACGGTCGGCGCGCTCGCCGCCCGGCTGCGCGCGGTGAGGCACCCATGACGGACGTCCACGGGGGAACCCGACGCGCTCACGGGGACGGGTGCGGGCCCTGGACGCGTTCGTGGAAAGGAGGGCCCCGTTGGGCACGGAGGTGACCGCACGACCGGCGCGATACCGGCAGGTGATGTCGGTGCCCGGGTGGCGGCCCTGGGCGCTGACCACACTGCTGAGCCGGATCCCCGACGCGATGGCGCCGCTGGCGCTGGTGCTGCTGGGCCATCAGACTGGTTCGTTCACCGTCGGCGGACTGGCCTCCGGCGCCCACGCCATCACCGAGGCCGCGCTGGCGCCGTGGCTCGGCGTGCTCGCCGACCGGTGGCGCGGCCACCGCTACGTGCGGGTGGCGCTGGTCGTCCGCGCCGCCGCATACACCCTGCTGGCCGCCACCGCCACTGTGCTGCCCGCCGCGG
The genomic region above belongs to Streptomyces coeruleorubidus and contains:
- a CDS encoding DUF1330 domain-containing protein; its protein translation is MSAYGFAHLRSRRNHSDIIEYLERIQATLDPFAGRFVIHGPPAEVVEGTWPGSMVLIEFPSLAEARAWYDSPAYRAILSLRTDHIKGDLLLIEGVGPKYDPAERARTLRAEAGRAGQSTT
- a CDS encoding phosphotransferase, whose product is MNLAQAAERLGLGQLLGAPLLLKDDEQNPVWKVVTDSGSWVVKIAQPWGDFWLPMAAQAGALEAAAWEIGVAMPEPQSTTLGEAGLWRPIGDGVYARAVRFVEGAHPTAPASEPLAAWAGGLVADLARCAIPADPTVDGDYRSYSQGEWGEWFAQAERLEVLSAEHVRIFKLSVEQAEAMVEDQQELWRSKLVMHRDIRHQNVLTGSGGPVLLDFDAAGAQDPWWELVFTAFGLAGFGRGLDVPERRVVEACLSGYVAAGGAVGAVDESAFTGMFAGRVGAAAWQLWMACGHRGGSPEYQAGFAQTLRESVKAMAMMLKAMPTWATWLKA
- a CDS encoding transposase, with the translated sequence MESTFIARRPAAPRPSQLDTYKPYLETRWVEGHTNAVHLHAELKELGYRGNYQTISDYLRPGRRRRIRVVGSAPPGFRQATGWIMRHPDRLSESESKQLTDTLARCPELAAADRLVRNFGEILSTRTGQHLKDWVISARAENLPGLHSFRTGQHLKDWVISARAENLPGLHSFASGLGKDWDVVVQGLTTPWNSGPVEGRVNHIKMVKRQMFGRAKLPLLRKRVLLTAVR
- a CDS encoding GNAT family N-acetyltransferase, producing the protein MTTSQTFLRTAHSDDVDRITDLHTLARTAYYQGGGVSDQSGDRTVLCAEREGELVGILAMGPPCEADVEVTTVGQLYQIHVRPGMWGQGIGSYLHAAFVQFLRDTSLAAGVLEAWERNSRAQAFYARHGWKPDGHHRPGPGNANYVRMRLSLDPEVQPGRGGQLASEPGARGRC
- a CDS encoding signal peptidase I, yielding MTDSVYVGNAGRDAALDRGWLLGHFKDASDPRHSKAVEIKWGVHPQGDERAQWVTGEERTALLVLISGRFRVELPGRSVVLAQQGDYVVWGRGVDHSWFAEEESVVLTVRWPSVPGYKVIEDDSVAGHSHSFRTATSTVAS